The following coding sequences are from one Sander lucioperca isolate FBNREF2018 chromosome 2, SLUC_FBN_1.2, whole genome shotgun sequence window:
- the LOC118494465 gene encoding scavenger receptor cysteine-rich type 1 protein M130-like, with protein MTAAAACRDLDCGSAVAVEERKGSSVRSVWKIWSDCVESGSARRECATSGTSSSILDLTCSDSVRLVNGTSLCSGRLEVKTNQSTQRWSSVCEDDFDQQDAEVVCRELGCGPPSVLHGALDGEVDPPMRTKEFQCGGHESALLDYRSSGSDRNTCSPGKAVGLTCSGRRGAAALIWFISVLMKLTLFFC; from the exons ATGACAGCAGCTGCTGCCTGCAGAGATTTAGACTGTGGCTCTGCTGTCGCTGTAGAAGAGAGAAAAGGGTCCTCAGTCAGATCTGTGTGGAAGATATGGTCTGACTGTGTTGAGTCTGGATCAGCTCGGAGGGAGTGTGCAACATCCGGTACCTCTTCCTCCATCCTGGatctcacctgctcag ACTCTGTCAGGCTGGTGAATGGGACCAGTCTGTGCTCAGGCAGACTGGAGGTGAAGACTAACCAGTCTACCCAGCGCTGGTCCTCAGTGTGTGAAGATGACTTTGACCAGCAGGATGCAGAGGTGGTCTGTAGGGAGCTTGGCTGTGGGCCTCCTTCAGTCCTCCATGGGGCACTCGATGGAGAAGTGGACCCTCCAATGAGGACCAAAGAGTTCCAGTGTGGAGGCCATGAGTCTGCTCTCCTGGACTATagaagctcaggctcagatagaAACACCTGCTCACCTGGAAAAGCTGTTGgactcacctgctcaggtagaagaggagctgcagctttGATTTGGTTCATTTCTGTTCTAATGAAAC